From Elusimicrobiota bacterium, the proteins below share one genomic window:
- the istA gene encoding IS21 family transposase, translating to MAVRLEDRAMIRYLREKGYSIRRISRELGISRRAIRKYLQDSTRPKYVRELPYNSKLELYKAYIKERLNDYPDITALKLFNEIKDEGFSGSYRLVAYYVSRIRPVKSQKVFLRYETEPGDEAQVDWSEFGSINYYGRNCKLYCFSFVWGYSRRHYIEFTISCDMPTLMRCHQRAFEYFGGVPKKILYDNMKTVVSENIDGRIRFNEKFLDFANYYGFMPSACDVGQAHQKGKIERVIEYIRTSFFCGEEFSELAELNAKALHWLTEIADVRIHGTTREKPIDRWQTEKNAILPLPRTNYDTRKVEPRLVQKDCYLNWEGNCYQIPWQYARQTVTVKADETTLQVYYDDKCIAQHTISKQKGKYIRNPEYSKGMPKVLDNRRQKYQQEMSAFGEVGLKYFEEILNSSISNPYHHLGKIIRLKESYPVSDIASSIEVALKFKSLQSNTVVNLVKKRIPAYNIDRLEKMLSIPGLNYNFQEVEERPLEFYEWVTGEKNG from the coding sequence ATGGCAGTGAGATTAGAGGATAGGGCAATGATAAGGTATTTAAGGGAAAAGGGATACAGCATAAGAAGGATATCAAGGGAACTTGGTATATCGCGCAGGGCCATAAGAAAGTATTTACAGGACTCTACAAGACCTAAATATGTTCGTGAGTTGCCGTATAACTCTAAATTGGAGTTATACAAGGCGTACATAAAAGAACGACTGAATGATTATCCTGATATTACAGCATTAAAACTTTTTAATGAAATTAAGGATGAAGGTTTTTCTGGTAGTTATCGGCTTGTAGCATATTATGTAAGCAGGATTCGTCCAGTGAAATCACAAAAAGTGTTTTTAAGATACGAGACAGAACCTGGGGATGAAGCACAGGTGGACTGGTCAGAATTTGGCAGTATTAACTATTATGGTAGGAACTGTAAATTGTATTGTTTTAGTTTTGTGTGGGGCTATTCCAGAAGACATTACATAGAGTTCACAATAAGTTGTGATATGCCTACACTTATGAGATGTCATCAGAGAGCGTTTGAATATTTTGGTGGTGTGCCAAAGAAAATACTGTATGATAATATGAAGACAGTAGTATCAGAAAACATTGACGGTAGAATCAGGTTTAACGAAAAGTTTTTAGATTTTGCGAACTATTATGGTTTTATGCCTTCCGCCTGTGATGTAGGACAGGCACATCAAAAAGGCAAGATAGAGCGAGTGATAGAATATATTCGGACAAGTTTCTTTTGTGGAGAAGAGTTTTCAGAACTTGCCGAGTTAAATGCGAAGGCATTGCACTGGTTAACAGAAATCGCAGATGTAAGGATTCACGGGACCACGCGTGAAAAACCGATTGATAGATGGCAAACAGAAAAAAATGCGATTCTACCTTTACCACGAACAAATTACGACACAAGGAAAGTTGAACCGAGATTAGTGCAGAAGGACTGCTACTTAAACTGGGAAGGTAATTGTTATCAGATACCGTGGCAATATGCACGGCAAACAGTAACAGTTAAAGCGGATGAGACAACGCTTCAGGTTTATTACGACGATAAATGTATAGCCCAGCATACAATTAGTAAGCAGAAAGGGAAATATATTCGCAATCCCGAATATTCCAAAGGGATGCCAAAAGTTTTAGATAATCGGAGACAGAAGTATCAGCAAGAGATGTCAGCATTTGGGGAAGTCGGGCTAAAATACTTTGAAGAGATTTTAAACTCGTCAATATCAAATCCATATCATCATTTAGGCAAAATTATACGACTAAAAGAGAGTTATCCTGTTTCAGATATTGCAAGTTCAATAGAGGTTGCATTAAAGTTTAAATCACTCCAAAGTAATACGGTAGTAAATCTGGTTAAGAAACGCATTCCAGCATATAACATAGACCGTCTGGAAAAAATGTTATCTATCCCTGGACTTAACTACAATTTCCAGGAAGTAGAAGAAAGACCGTTAGAGTTTTACGAGTGGGTAACAGGAGAAAAAAATGGCTAA